One genomic window of Meles meles chromosome 3, mMelMel3.1 paternal haplotype, whole genome shotgun sequence includes the following:
- the LOC123938432 gene encoding zinc finger protein 300 isoform X1, whose product MKSQALVSFKDVAVDFTQEEWQQLDPAQRTLYRDVMLENFSHLVSMGYPVSKPDVISKLEQGEDPWIIKRDIPDWIYPDENQADGRRQDRKSNLDIPKSCILGSVSFRNNILKGVTKDGSFYSILKVCQDGGQLQRYQENQDKLFRQVTVINNKTVTVESGHKYNPLGKIFRECIEPDTLRQRSHNYDVFKKNLKYNVDLRSCNKSNSRKNPDESFGCGKSSSHGASDSNLEIIHNGVMPCDNNQCGNIFNSKQSLIQYHNVETKEKTCVCITCGKAFAKKSQLIVHQRIHTGKKPYDCGACGKAFSEKFHLIVHQRTHTGEKPYECSECGKAFSQKSSLIIHQRVHTGEKPYQCSECGKAFSQKSPLIIHQRIHTGEKPYECRECGKAFSQKSQLIIHHRAHTGEKPYECTECGKAFCEKSHLIIHKRIHTGEKPYKCAQCEEAFSRKTELITHQLIHTGEKPYECTECGKTFSRKSQLIIHQRTHTGEKPYKCSECGKAFCQKSHLIGHQRIHTGEKPYICSECGKAFSQKSHLPGHQRIHTGEKPYVCAECGKAFSQKSDLVLHRRIHTGERPYRCAVCGKAFIQKSQLTVHQRIHNGGKIIMN is encoded by the exons GCCTTAGTGTCATTCAAGGATGTGGCTGTGGATTTTACCCAAGAGGAGTGGCAGCAACTGGACCCCGCTCAGAGGACCCTGTACAGGgatgtgatgctggagaactTCAGCCACCTGGTCTCAATGG GATATCCAGTTTCCAAACCAGATGTCATCTCTAAGTTGGAACAAGGAGAAGATCCATGGATCATAAAGAGAGACATACCAGATTGGATCTATCCGGATGAAAATCAGGCAGATGGGAGGAGACAAG acaggaAAAGTAACCTTGACATCCCCAAATCATGTATTTTGGGGTCTGTTTCCTTCCGTAATAATATCCTGAAAGGAGTCACAAAGGATGGTTCATTTTACTCCATCTTAAAAGTCTGTCAAGATGGTGGCCAGCTGCAGAGATATCAGGAAAACCAAGACAAACTTTTCAGGCAAGTAACAGtcatcaacaacaaaacagtCACTGTGGAGTCAGGCCATAAATATAATCCACTGGGGAAAATATTTCGTGAGTGCATAGAGCCAGATACTTTAAGGCAAAGATCCCATAACTatgatgtatttaaaaagaaCTTGAAATACAACGTTGACCTACGTAGTTGTAATAAGAGCAATTCAAGAAAAAACCCTGATGAGAGTTTTGGATGTGGAAAGTCATCTAGCCATGGTGCATCTGATTCTAATCTTGAAATAATTCACAATGGAGTAATGCCCTGTGATAATAATCAGTGCGGAAACATATTTAATAGTAAACAATCCCTTATTCAATATCACAATGTTGAAACTAAGGAGAAAACCTGTGTATGTATTACCTGTGGAAAAGCCTTTGCTAAGAAGTCACAGCTCATTGTACATCAACGAATTCATACTGGAAAGAAACCATATGATTGTGGTgcatgtgggaaagccttcagtgaGAAGTTTCATCTCATTGTACATCAGAGAACTCATACTGGGGAGAAACCTTATGAATGTTCTGAATGTGGAAAAGCTTTCTCTCAAAAATCATCCCTCATTATACATCAGAGAGTTCACACCGGGGAAAAACCATATCAGTGtagtgaatgtgggaaagccttctcCCAGAAATCCCCCCTCATTatacatcagagaattcacactggagagaaaccttacgaATGTAGAGAGTGTGGGAAGGCCTTCTCCCAGAAGTCACAGCTGATTATACATCATAGAGCTCATACTGGAGAGAAGCCATATGAATGTactgaatgtgggaaagccttctgTGAGAAGTCCCACCTCATTATACATAAAAGAATTCACACTGGGGAGAAACCCTACAAATGTGCTCAATGTGAGGAAGCCTTCAGCAGGAAGACAGAACTCATTACACACCAGTTAATTCATACTGGGGAGAAACCTTATGAATGTACTGAATGTGGGAAGACCTTCTCCCGGAAGTCACAGCTCATCATACACCAGAGAAcacatactggagagaaaccctataaatgCAGTGAATGCGGAAAAGCCTTCTGTCAGAAATCACATCTCATTGggcatcagagaattcacacaggAGAAAAACCTTATAtatgcagtgaatgtgggaaagccttctcTCAGAAGTCCCACCTCCCAGGGCATCAGCGCATTCATACAGGAGAGAAACCTTACGTGTGTGCTGAATGTGGAAAGGCCTTTTCCCAGAAGTCAGACCTTGTTTTACATCGGAGAATTCATACTGGGGAAAGACCCTATCGGTGTGCTGTATGTGGGAAAGCATTCATACAGAAGTCACAACTCACCGTACACCAGAGAATTCATAACGGTGGTAAAATCATAATGAACTGA
- the LOC123938432 gene encoding zinc finger protein 300 isoform X2 produces the protein MLENFSHLVSMGYPVSKPDVISKLEQGEDPWIIKRDIPDWIYPDENQADGRRQDRKSNLDIPKSCILGSVSFRNNILKGVTKDGSFYSILKVCQDGGQLQRYQENQDKLFRQVTVINNKTVTVESGHKYNPLGKIFRECIEPDTLRQRSHNYDVFKKNLKYNVDLRSCNKSNSRKNPDESFGCGKSSSHGASDSNLEIIHNGVMPCDNNQCGNIFNSKQSLIQYHNVETKEKTCVCITCGKAFAKKSQLIVHQRIHTGKKPYDCGACGKAFSEKFHLIVHQRTHTGEKPYECSECGKAFSQKSSLIIHQRVHTGEKPYQCSECGKAFSQKSPLIIHQRIHTGEKPYECRECGKAFSQKSQLIIHHRAHTGEKPYECTECGKAFCEKSHLIIHKRIHTGEKPYKCAQCEEAFSRKTELITHQLIHTGEKPYECTECGKTFSRKSQLIIHQRTHTGEKPYKCSECGKAFCQKSHLIGHQRIHTGEKPYICSECGKAFSQKSHLPGHQRIHTGEKPYVCAECGKAFSQKSDLVLHRRIHTGERPYRCAVCGKAFIQKSQLTVHQRIHNGGKIIMN, from the exons atgctggagaactTCAGCCACCTGGTCTCAATGG GATATCCAGTTTCCAAACCAGATGTCATCTCTAAGTTGGAACAAGGAGAAGATCCATGGATCATAAAGAGAGACATACCAGATTGGATCTATCCGGATGAAAATCAGGCAGATGGGAGGAGACAAG acaggaAAAGTAACCTTGACATCCCCAAATCATGTATTTTGGGGTCTGTTTCCTTCCGTAATAATATCCTGAAAGGAGTCACAAAGGATGGTTCATTTTACTCCATCTTAAAAGTCTGTCAAGATGGTGGCCAGCTGCAGAGATATCAGGAAAACCAAGACAAACTTTTCAGGCAAGTAACAGtcatcaacaacaaaacagtCACTGTGGAGTCAGGCCATAAATATAATCCACTGGGGAAAATATTTCGTGAGTGCATAGAGCCAGATACTTTAAGGCAAAGATCCCATAACTatgatgtatttaaaaagaaCTTGAAATACAACGTTGACCTACGTAGTTGTAATAAGAGCAATTCAAGAAAAAACCCTGATGAGAGTTTTGGATGTGGAAAGTCATCTAGCCATGGTGCATCTGATTCTAATCTTGAAATAATTCACAATGGAGTAATGCCCTGTGATAATAATCAGTGCGGAAACATATTTAATAGTAAACAATCCCTTATTCAATATCACAATGTTGAAACTAAGGAGAAAACCTGTGTATGTATTACCTGTGGAAAAGCCTTTGCTAAGAAGTCACAGCTCATTGTACATCAACGAATTCATACTGGAAAGAAACCATATGATTGTGGTgcatgtgggaaagccttcagtgaGAAGTTTCATCTCATTGTACATCAGAGAACTCATACTGGGGAGAAACCTTATGAATGTTCTGAATGTGGAAAAGCTTTCTCTCAAAAATCATCCCTCATTATACATCAGAGAGTTCACACCGGGGAAAAACCATATCAGTGtagtgaatgtgggaaagccttctcCCAGAAATCCCCCCTCATTatacatcagagaattcacactggagagaaaccttacgaATGTAGAGAGTGTGGGAAGGCCTTCTCCCAGAAGTCACAGCTGATTATACATCATAGAGCTCATACTGGAGAGAAGCCATATGAATGTactgaatgtgggaaagccttctgTGAGAAGTCCCACCTCATTATACATAAAAGAATTCACACTGGGGAGAAACCCTACAAATGTGCTCAATGTGAGGAAGCCTTCAGCAGGAAGACAGAACTCATTACACACCAGTTAATTCATACTGGGGAGAAACCTTATGAATGTACTGAATGTGGGAAGACCTTCTCCCGGAAGTCACAGCTCATCATACACCAGAGAAcacatactggagagaaaccctataaatgCAGTGAATGCGGAAAAGCCTTCTGTCAGAAATCACATCTCATTGggcatcagagaattcacacaggAGAAAAACCTTATAtatgcagtgaatgtgggaaagccttctcTCAGAAGTCCCACCTCCCAGGGCATCAGCGCATTCATACAGGAGAGAAACCTTACGTGTGTGCTGAATGTGGAAAGGCCTTTTCCCAGAAGTCAGACCTTGTTTTACATCGGAGAATTCATACTGGGGAAAGACCCTATCGGTGTGCTGTATGTGGGAAAGCATTCATACAGAAGTCACAACTCACCGTACACCAGAGAATTCATAACGGTGGTAAAATCATAATGAACTGA